The following are encoded in a window of Providencia rettgeri genomic DNA:
- a CDS encoding SDR family oxidoreductase produces the protein MQTSARNGKSVLITGASSGIGFCAAQTLRQRGYHVIVACRKESDILRLKDLGFDAVILDLDDKNSINAAAQEVLTLCNHRLFGLFNNAGFGVYGPLNSVSREQLEAQFSTNFFGIHQLTFQLLPAMLAHNEGRIVQTSSVMGIISTPGRGAYAASKYALEAWSDALRLELKGSGVSVSLIEPGPIHTAFTQNVEQTQKDKPVKNPGIASRFTLTPEHVVEKLIHALESPRPQVRYSVTLLTVVVRVLKRILPDKLMDKILANQGKKA, from the coding sequence ATGCAAACATCAGCACGAAACGGAAAATCGGTTCTGATCACAGGTGCATCAAGCGGTATCGGCTTTTGTGCCGCACAAACGTTACGCCAACGTGGCTACCATGTGATTGTCGCTTGTCGCAAAGAAAGCGATATTTTACGCTTAAAAGATCTCGGTTTCGATGCCGTCATTCTTGACCTTGATGATAAGAATAGCATAAATGCTGCCGCACAAGAGGTGCTAACACTCTGTAATCATCGCCTTTTCGGATTATTCAATAATGCCGGTTTTGGGGTTTATGGGCCACTAAACAGCGTTAGCCGTGAGCAACTTGAAGCTCAGTTCTCTACAAACTTTTTCGGCATACATCAATTGACCTTTCAACTGCTGCCAGCCATGCTAGCGCATAATGAAGGGCGCATCGTGCAAACCAGTTCAGTAATGGGGATTATCTCTACACCGGGGCGTGGTGCCTACGCTGCAAGCAAATATGCATTAGAAGCTTGGTCGGATGCCTTGCGCTTAGAGTTAAAAGGCAGTGGTGTTTCGGTGAGTTTAATTGAACCGGGCCCAATTCATACGGCATTTACCCAAAATGTTGAACAAACTCAAAAAGATAAACCTGTTAAAAACCCAGGAATTGCCTCACGCTTTACCTTAACACCCGAACATGTGGTGGAAAAACTGATCCACGCGTTAGAAAGCCCACGCCCGCAGGTACGTTATTCCGTGACACTATTAACGGTAGTCGTCCGCGTGCTAAAACGTATTTTACCTGACAAATTAATGGATAAAATACTGGCAAATCAGGGAAAAAAGGCTTGA
- a CDS encoding esterase-like activity of phytase family protein, with amino-acid sequence MQHNNTIKRSIQWKLGSFSILASLISFSLSGFAQQEVPAILAGHAILPVDSTVPAPQNAPSDLQVSGKFTTGTRVETLGKVEGKSADRPTGKSIPIKGQPLQGHSGIKRMADGTYWVLTDNGFGNKVNSPDSMLYVTQYDIDFKSGKATPLKTVFFHDPDKVIPFHIINESTKERYLTGSDFDPESFQFADGALWVGDEFGPYLIKMDLDGKVLALFETQVEAKKVVSPDHYQVTTPGKPTDKVAFQVNRSKGFEGMASSPDGSKLYPMLEGAIWRDEIQDYENVDGKRAARILEFDVKKQDWTGRSWLYLFEDNQNAIGDFNLIDDTHGLIIERDNGEGTSDKACAVGSTNTENCFSHLAKFKRVYRIEFSDKNVGGMVDKQAYIDLMNIKDPNNQARKALNEGVFTFPFFTIENVDVVDDEHIIVGNDNNFPFSSSREPNQADDNEFILLKVPELLKP; translated from the coding sequence ATGCAGCATAACAACACGATTAAACGCTCAATTCAATGGAAGTTAGGTTCCTTTTCTATACTGGCAAGTTTAATTTCATTTAGTCTCTCAGGGTTTGCTCAACAAGAGGTGCCAGCCATACTGGCGGGGCATGCTATTTTGCCTGTTGATTCCACTGTTCCTGCGCCGCAAAATGCCCCTTCAGATCTGCAAGTGAGTGGGAAATTCACCACTGGCACACGTGTCGAGACCCTCGGCAAAGTAGAAGGAAAATCGGCAGATCGCCCAACAGGGAAATCCATCCCAATTAAAGGGCAGCCGTTGCAAGGCCATTCAGGGATTAAACGTATGGCGGATGGTACCTACTGGGTATTAACGGATAACGGGTTTGGTAATAAAGTGAATTCACCAGACTCCATGTTGTATGTGACGCAATACGATATTGATTTTAAATCAGGTAAAGCCACGCCACTGAAAACGGTTTTCTTCCATGATCCTGACAAAGTCATTCCTTTTCACATTATTAATGAGAGCACTAAGGAACGTTATTTAACGGGCAGTGATTTCGACCCAGAGAGTTTTCAGTTTGCTGATGGGGCACTATGGGTAGGGGATGAATTTGGCCCATACCTGATAAAAATGGATTTGGATGGCAAAGTGTTAGCCCTGTTTGAAACGCAAGTAGAAGCTAAAAAAGTGGTTTCTCCAGACCATTACCAAGTCACCACGCCGGGTAAACCAACAGATAAAGTGGCTTTCCAAGTCAATCGTTCAAAAGGGTTTGAAGGGATGGCTTCCTCACCAGATGGTTCAAAACTGTACCCGATGCTTGAAGGGGCAATTTGGCGCGATGAAATACAAGATTATGAAAATGTGGATGGCAAACGTGCTGCTCGCATTCTTGAATTTGATGTGAAAAAGCAAGATTGGACGGGTAGAAGCTGGTTATATCTTTTTGAAGATAACCAGAATGCGATTGGTGATTTTAATTTAATTGATGATACTCACGGGCTCATTATTGAGCGTGACAACGGGGAAGGGACTTCAGACAAAGCCTGTGCTGTGGGCAGCACAAATACCGAAAATTGCTTTAGTCATCTTGCGAAGTTTAAACGCGTTTATCGCATTGAATTTTCAGATAAAAATGTTGGTGGGATGGTTGATAAACAAGCCTATATTGATTTGATGAATATTAAAGACCCGAATAATCAAGCAAGGAAGGCACTGAATGAGGGGGTGTTTACCTTCCCATTCTTCACAATTGAAAATGTGGATGTGGTTGATGATGAACATATTATCGTGGGGAACGATAATAACTTTCCATTCTCATCGAGCCGCGAGCCGAACCAAGCTGATGATAATGAATTTATTTTGTTGAAAGTGCCTGAATTGTTAAAGCCTTGA
- the ybbP gene encoding putative ABC transporter permease subunit YbbP, whose translation MIWRWFWREWKTPSLLIVWLALTLAVACVLALGRISDRIENSMSYQSRELLAGDLVLRSSYPSDPAWLQEAQKEGLKLSQQISFSTMAYATEEEDARPQLVLVKAADKGYPLYGDLVTEPAGLVPTQGQVLVAPRLLALLDLNIGDNIDIGDATLKVSGKLIQEPDSGFNPFQIAPRVLIAIEDAPLTGAIQLGSRLTYRDMFAGDSQSIEAFKQKFANELRNDQRWYTLNEDNGAVGKTFQRAQQFLLLSVLLTLLLAIAAVVVSMTHYCRSRHQLIAVLKTLGAGRRALRKWIIGQWLVILVAAALLGSLLGLAFEGILMQILGAMLPKALPPASLMPWVWAIGTLFIIAIIVGSRPYYQLMATQPSRVLREDAKSPVWPLHYYLPVVSVIVVGGLFIFAGVNPLLWSILAGIVVVAILLALIGWIGLWGLRHIKFRQLSLRLSVSRLLRQPLQTITQMSAFSLSFMLLALLILVRGDLLERWQQQLPADSPNYFLINMNASQLEPVTQLLAQYQVTPTEFNPVVLARLTDINGQSAIEWADKRDPNNNTVRRELSLTWQSQLAPANIVNEGTWPPKAGEVSIEQTVVKELGLKLGDKLTFNAGAQVFTATVSSIRTVDWESLRPNFYFIFSQESLSNMPTTWLSSFHYEGDGQLLTQLSRHYPTINVLDTGAIITQIQQILQQVSQALEVMVVLVIFCGLLLLLAQIQVGMSQRERELVVYRTLGASKKLMRRTLWSEFALLGLMAGLAAAFGAEIALWLLQSKVFDFPWQPEWRMWGLLPLCAAMLLSICGGWLGLRLLGTGSQHRRLPNG comes from the coding sequence ATGATTTGGCGTTGGTTCTGGCGTGAATGGAAAACGCCTTCATTACTGATTGTGTGGTTAGCGCTGACGCTCGCCGTTGCCTGTGTTTTGGCACTTGGGCGCATTAGTGACCGCATAGAAAACAGCATGAGCTACCAAAGTCGTGAGTTACTTGCCGGGGATTTGGTTCTGCGCTCTTCATATCCCAGTGATCCTGCTTGGTTGCAAGAGGCACAAAAAGAGGGGCTAAAGCTGAGTCAGCAGATTTCATTTTCGACGATGGCCTATGCGACGGAAGAGGAAGATGCACGTCCACAACTGGTGTTAGTTAAAGCCGCAGATAAGGGTTATCCACTGTATGGCGACTTAGTCACAGAACCTGCGGGGCTCGTCCCCACTCAAGGGCAAGTGTTAGTTGCTCCTCGCTTATTAGCGTTACTGGATCTGAACATTGGCGATAATATTGATATCGGTGATGCAACCTTAAAAGTGTCTGGCAAGTTGATCCAAGAGCCCGATAGTGGCTTTAATCCATTCCAAATAGCCCCGCGGGTGTTGATAGCTATCGAGGATGCGCCTTTAACGGGGGCAATTCAGTTAGGTAGCCGTTTAACATACCGTGACATGTTCGCGGGAGATAGCCAGAGTATCGAGGCATTTAAGCAAAAGTTTGCTAACGAACTGCGCAATGATCAGCGCTGGTATACGTTAAATGAAGATAATGGCGCGGTTGGTAAAACCTTCCAACGCGCCCAGCAATTTTTACTGTTATCCGTATTATTAACCTTACTGCTGGCTATTGCTGCGGTGGTGGTTTCCATGACCCACTACTGCCGCAGCCGTCATCAGCTTATCGCGGTACTGAAAACGTTGGGTGCAGGGCGCAGGGCGCTGCGTAAATGGATTATTGGTCAGTGGCTAGTGATTTTAGTGGCGGCGGCATTACTCGGTTCATTATTAGGGTTAGCGTTTGAAGGTATTTTGATGCAAATTCTGGGGGCTATGCTGCCAAAAGCATTACCCCCGGCTAGCTTAATGCCATGGGTATGGGCTATTGGTACCTTGTTTATCATTGCCATCATTGTGGGCAGTCGCCCTTATTACCAATTGATGGCCACGCAACCTTCGCGGGTATTACGTGAAGATGCCAAATCCCCAGTGTGGCCGCTGCATTATTACCTCCCAGTGGTGAGTGTAATTGTCGTCGGTGGGTTGTTTATTTTTGCGGGGGTGAATCCGCTATTGTGGTCGATTCTGGCTGGGATTGTGGTGGTTGCCATTTTATTGGCTTTGATAGGCTGGATTGGCCTTTGGGGGCTGCGCCATATTAAGTTTCGTCAACTCAGTTTGCGTCTTTCAGTCAGCCGCTTATTGCGTCAACCACTACAAACCATCACGCAAATGAGCGCGTTTTCATTATCGTTTATGTTATTAGCGTTGTTGATTTTAGTGCGCGGGGATTTACTCGAACGCTGGCAGCAACAGTTACCCGCAGATAGCCCAAATTATTTTCTGATCAATATGAATGCGTCTCAACTGGAGCCAGTGACGCAGCTATTAGCACAGTACCAAGTCACACCTACTGAGTTTAACCCAGTGGTATTAGCACGTTTAACCGATATTAATGGTCAATCAGCCATTGAGTGGGCAGATAAGCGTGACCCTAACAATAATACGGTTAGGCGCGAGTTAAGCTTAACGTGGCAATCCCAATTGGCCCCAGCAAATATCGTTAATGAAGGCACATGGCCGCCAAAAGCGGGAGAGGTTTCTATTGAGCAAACCGTGGTGAAAGAGTTAGGGTTAAAACTGGGTGATAAACTGACGTTTAACGCAGGGGCTCAAGTTTTTACTGCCACGGTAAGCAGTATACGTACTGTGGATTGGGAAAGCTTACGACCGAATTTCTACTTTATTTTTTCGCAAGAAAGCCTGTCGAACATGCCAACAACATGGTTAAGTAGCTTTCATTATGAAGGTGATGGCCAATTATTAACGCAACTTAGTCGTCATTATCCAACCATCAATGTGCTGGATACGGGGGCGATCATCACGCAAATTCAGCAAATTCTTCAGCAAGTGAGCCAAGCCCTCGAAGTGATGGTGGTATTGGTGATTTTCTGCGGGCTACTATTATTGTTGGCGCAAATTCAAGTGGGAATGAGCCAACGAGAGCGTGAGTTAGTGGTGTATCGAACCTTAGGGGCGAGTAAAAAGCTGATGCGCAGAACATTATGGAGCGAGTTTGCTTTGCTCGGCTTAATGGCTGGTCTTGCCGCTGCTTTTGGGGCTGAAATTGCCCTGTGGTTACTGCAAAGTAAAGTGTTTGATTTCCCATGGCAACCGGAATGGCGTATGTGGGGGCTGTTACCCTTGTGCGCGGCCATGTTGTTATCCATTTGTGGCGGTTGGTTAGGTTTACGTTTATTAGGAACGGGAAGTCAACATCGCCGGTTACCAAATGGGTAA
- the tesA gene encoding multifunctional acyl-CoA thioesterase I/protease I/lysophospholipase L1 — protein sequence MMNFKNSIRRHILVFLLLLTASGHALASTKLLILGDSLSAGYRLPAEQAWASLLADRWQKLSPPIEVVNGSISGNTSAQGLERLSTLLEQNKPSWVLIELGANDGLQGLPVEQLETNLQQIIDQIVQSGAKPLLMQIRIPPNYGKRYTTSFEKVYPKLADSNHIPLLPFYMENVITKPEWIQQDGIHPTVEAQPSIADFMEKQLSAHILPSNK from the coding sequence ATGATGAACTTCAAGAATAGTATTCGCCGACATATATTGGTTTTTCTCCTGTTACTGACCGCAAGTGGACACGCCCTTGCGTCAACTAAGCTATTGATCTTAGGTGATAGCCTAAGTGCGGGCTACCGTTTGCCCGCTGAACAAGCGTGGGCCTCGTTGCTTGCCGACCGCTGGCAAAAACTGTCACCGCCCATTGAAGTCGTCAATGGCAGCATCAGTGGCAACACCTCAGCACAAGGGCTGGAACGTCTCTCTACCTTATTGGAACAAAATAAACCGAGCTGGGTGCTGATCGAATTAGGCGCTAACGATGGTTTGCAAGGCTTACCCGTTGAACAATTGGAAACTAATTTACAACAAATTATCGACCAAATCGTACAATCCGGCGCTAAACCACTCTTAATGCAAATTCGTATCCCACCAAACTATGGAAAACGTTATACAACAAGCTTTGAAAAAGTGTACCCAAAATTAGCAGATAGCAATCATATTCCGTTGCTGCCTTTTTACATGGAAAACGTGATCACTAAGCCTGAATGGATACAACAAGATGGAATACACCCAACAGTTGAGGCACAGCCATCCATTGCTGACTTTATGGAAAAACAACTTTCCGCACATATTTTACCCTCAAACAAGTAA
- the ybbA gene encoding putative ABC transporter ATP-binding protein YbbA, whose protein sequence is MSANTILEVHHLIKRVGQGEHELTILQGVELIVESGQTIALIGESGSGKSTLLGIIAGLDDGTSGTVNLLGQDLTRMDEEERARLRAQSVGFVFQSFMLIPTLNAIENVQLPSLLRGESESASYQHAADLLSDLGLKDRMKHMPPQLSGGEQQRVALARAFNGRPQILFADEPTGNLDRQTGDKIADLLFAMNKEHGTTLILVTHDNELAARCQRRLRLVDGQLREEA, encoded by the coding sequence ATGTCGGCGAATACTATTCTTGAAGTTCATCATCTCATTAAACGTGTTGGTCAAGGTGAACATGAACTGACTATATTGCAAGGTGTTGAGCTAATTGTCGAGTCTGGTCAAACAATTGCTTTAATTGGCGAGTCAGGATCAGGGAAATCAACCTTGCTAGGGATCATTGCAGGCTTAGATGACGGCACCAGTGGTACTGTTAACTTGTTAGGACAAGACCTGACACGAATGGATGAAGAGGAGCGTGCCCGTTTACGTGCACAAAGCGTGGGGTTTGTGTTTCAATCGTTTATGTTGATCCCGACATTAAATGCCATTGAAAACGTGCAGTTACCCTCATTATTGCGTGGTGAGTCAGAGTCGGCGAGTTACCAACATGCGGCAGATTTACTGTCCGACTTAGGCCTTAAAGATCGCATGAAGCATATGCCGCCACAACTTTCGGGTGGTGAGCAGCAGCGCGTGGCATTAGCTCGTGCATTTAATGGTCGACCACAAATCTTATTTGCGGATGAGCCAACAGGTAACCTTGATAGACAAACAGGGGATAAAATTGCGGACTTGTTATTCGCGATGAACAAAGAACATGGCACTACGCTGATTTTAGTCACCCATGATAATGAGCTTGCCGCTCGTTGCCAGCGCCGCTTACGGTTAGTCGATGGGCAATTGAGGGAAGAGGCATGA